The Scyliorhinus torazame isolate Kashiwa2021f chromosome 29, sScyTor2.1, whole genome shotgun sequence genome includes the window CCCCTTCTGTGTTGGTCACCTTATTAATAGGGCAAAGGTCTACTTGAGCTAAAACTTCCTCGAACCCTGAGAGTTCTTTGTTGAGGCGAGGGAGTTGTTTTCTAAGTATTTGCCGCAGCGGAAATTCCTGAGCACCTCTCTTTCCCTAATTCTGCACCATCCTCCTATATCGTCTATCCgttgctctttaaaaaaaaaatccgctactcctgttatgttctgtgttgtgccagggataatgatgtacacagaacacccagttgtttaactagaaagatgatttattaacaaacacacggAACGGTAAcaaacaaactataatacagacgatggctgctaaatgaattcagtgaattctcctggagctactctaagtgtgactatctcttgtatgacttactaccaactgacgGGTGGCTCAAGTCACattgtagatctctatcgccacctgctggttggaggtcgtactgataactatatacattgataaacaactatatacattgatctCCCTTCCTTTGGAAGTATTAACATTTACAGATGTGACTTTGCTTTACACAACATGATATGCATAATAACTTTGACATGTACTGTACACAGtttattacaagttcagtctgtctggTTTACAAAGTATTCTATTTGATCTCCTGAGCGATGGCTGAGTCAGTGATCGTGTTCCTCCTTCATTCGTTGGTGTTCCTGCTTGTCCTGTATTCACTGCTGCAGACGTTTCTCTGATTGTTGGCTCTGATGGGTGGTCTGTATCCTCTACAAGTGTTTGGGGATTACACACCAGCTCTTCTGCTGGACTCAACACGAAAGGACGTTGCAATTGCAACAATGCTCTTTGGTTTCTTCGCAAGACTGAACCACCCTCAGTAATGGCCAGAAACGAATGCAGACATGTCTGCAGGCAGTTGCAATGGACGGCAGGGCCGTTCGCAGCTGCCTATTCATTAACAGCTTTGCTGGTGACAGCCCATTGATAAGTGATGCTGAATGATAGCTCAGAAGTACCAGATAGATGACTTCCTGGCTGTCAATGGCTTTTAAGCAGCTGTTTagtaatgtggacgcccttttttgccttcccgtttgactggggATTTGGAACACTTGAAGCGATGTGCCTAAAGTCATAGTGACGGGCAAATTCAGTCCACTCACATTTttgaaacagggaccattgtcagaCATAACAATGCTCGATACGCCATGCCGGGCAAAAATTTCTTTAGCATGTTGGATGACACACCTAGCAGTTGAGCTCGCCAACTGTGCTACCTCCGGGTAAATAGAGAAACAGTGAATAACCAAAAGGTATTCTCTCCCATTGAAGTGGAAAAGATCCATGCCCACCTTCTGCCACAGACTTGTGATGATTTCACCCAGCTTTGTCCAGCTTGAGCCGCCACAAGCCTTGTGACGCGTCCAACTTGCCGGAACACGTCTCTCCAGCCACCTCTCACGCTATTTCCTCCCTCTCCGGGATTGGGTAGTGCTCCCTCTTGATGTTGAGGTTCAGGTCTTTGGGGGTCCATGCATATCCGCAGGTCATTATTCCGCTTTTTTATGCACGCCACAGAGTTAACCCAGTCGGTGAGTTCCTCTATTGGCCTGATGACTCACAGAGACGTCATTCTGGCTAACCCGACCTTCAATTTGTCCTTTAGTGGTGCAAATACACGTCTCGCCTGGCCTCCCATTCTCCTTCAACGGATGCGGCCCGTGAACGGCAGAGTGCTGAAGCCGTGAGATGCCTCCGGAAAGTCCTTTGTGCCGGATTCTACGGCTGTATGTTGGTGGGGTGCCATgcttcctgcactgtaaacccgcttAACAAGCCCAAGCGCTTCACACGCTTCCTCTCCTGTGAGCGATTCGCGCTCTGTCTCCACTATGAAAAATGTGATCATGCCAATTCTGCCCTTCACGGTTACTGTGTGTTCCCATGTTCCTGTTGTGATCCGATGACCATTATAGCCCTTCAGTAGTACTGATCTTCAAACCATTTTCGGTTTGATTTTTAGCCGTTTCAACGCTGACAATGGGATCGGATTGGCCCTCGCTCCCGTGTCGAGCTAGCATTTGGTCAGCGCCCCATTAACCATCGACGGAATCGTCCATCTATCTTCTATGGTCTTCGCATCCGCATCACTGTGGCTGCAAATGATGAGGAAAGATTTGCCGTTTTGGCTGGTCGGACTACTCAAGTCCTCCGTTGAAATCATGTTCACAGCAGCCAGATCGTCGATTGCCGCATTGCTGGCACAAAATGGTGGATCCGGTTGGtcgctcaaaatggccgcccgcactgcaACCACGTTTTTGTTTTGACTGCGTCACAATGCTTATGGCGCTGGCATCTTCTTCCCTATAGGCGGCAAAATGTTGCAGGGCGAGCGTATTAATCTGCTGCGCAGCTAGATCACTTGCATGGCAAACCTTGATAGCATTTTCTAATTTCCGGTCTTCTTCTGTCAATAACCTCTCACGTACTTTGTCAATCGATACGCCGAAGAATATCTGGTTGCGAGACATTGACGAGTTTAAAGTACTGAAATTGCACGACTGCACCTTCAACCGCAAGTCGGCTACAAAAGAATCAACAGATTTGCCTGCTTTTTGGGTACACGCACGAAGCATATAACATTCAAACGTTTCATTTTTCTTTGGGGAGCATTGCCTATTAAAGTATTGAATTACTGCATCGAGGCTTTTGCTTTCGTCTTCGCTGTCGAAGGCGAAGGTGTTGTATATTTCTAGCACTTGAGagcctgctaccgtgagcagcaacgcaagACGCCTGTCGTCGGGCTGTGCCTGCCGGCCAAAGGCTGCAACATAGAGTCTGAATTGCTGCTTGAACACACGGCAATTTTCATCTACGTTAACCAGGacctgaagctggtggggtgccttcaaagCTTCCAGCTCTAACTTCACAGTCCTTCCGTGAGCTGAGTTGCAGATGGCCATAATTGACGAGGCAGGTGGAAGAGTTTTCTCTTTTCTTTCTTCAGCCTATTTCGCCCCATCTTCTCCGTTGTTATCTTCACTTGTTCTGTACTCCTGCTACCATGTTCTGTGATCtaaccattgtaatgatgtacacagaacatctagttgtttaactagaaagatgatttattaacaaacacgtggaaagatatctAACAAAatataatacagacgatggctgctaaatgaattcagtgaatactCCTGGAGCTACTCTGTGTGGCAATTCTCTTGTAccacttactaccaactggcgggtgaaTCAAATCACacggtagatctctatcgccacctgctggtcggagctcataccgataactatatacattgataaacaacgatatacattgatgtgtacatgcatatcaccacaagtccATGGCTGCATTCTCCTCAAAGGTCAAAAGTCAACTTAACTCTCTTCGAGCATTCAGCATGGTTTAGGATGCCGAGGGAGAGAGCAGGCTGGGCTGTGGTGAGGGAAGCACCGCGCTCAGCCACGTCCGGTGCTGGGGCGAGTGCCTCGCGCGCCATCTGATGTCATCGATACGTGGCGAGGCGTCAACCCGTCCCGGCCAATCAGGGATCTTGGTTTTGGGTGGGGAAGCAGGGCTTGCGAAGCTCAAGTATTTCTCCAGGTGTCCTCCAGGCCAGGTGAGGTTGTCCTGATCACTTCCTAGTGAACGTTTCCCCACAATCTGTTCAAACAAAGGGAAAAAAAATAAGAAAAACTAAAGGTCCAAGTGTTTTTAACacgagtcaggagtgcgatggtatgctctcgacttgcctggatgagcgcagctccaataacactcacaaagctcaacaccatccaggacaaagcagtcctgcTCGATAAGCCCCATCCActgccttcaacattcactccctccaccacttgcACACAGCAGCAgtggtgtgtaccatgtacaagatgcagtgcggcaactcaccaaggttccttcaacagcaccttccaaacccccgacctctgccacctagaacgtcaagggcagcagacacatgggaacaccgccatttGCAAGCGGCCCTCcgagtcacacaccaccctgacttggaaatgtatcagcgttccttcactgtcgctggacatAAAACCTGGAACTGGACCCTTTGCACCGCCCTGGGTTCAGCGGTTCGAGGAGGCAGCTCACGACCAGCTTCGCAAggccagttagggatgggcagcaaatggccAGAGATCTTCAAATCCCCTTtcaggggagggaagggaggacgTTGAACCAGGTGGAAGGGGTCCTATtgttggggtttcccattgagtcTTACCCTGTGTAACAATGGCCTCTGTGGTGCTGTGGAAGGTGTAGATCTGGCTCCCTCTGGTGGGGTGGCGCAGTATGTCTCCAGGATCATCAGATCACAACTACGAAAGCAGCATTGCTCCACAATTCCTCGGTTCTGCAAACTCCGACGACCCATTACTCGGCTAATTGGGTACCAGGTACGTGGAGCTAGTAAGTGCACAGAAACCAAATAGCAGATCACTCAAACTGCTCATCTTCAATTTTCCTTCCCTGCATTTTTCTCAAATGTTTTGCCTTATCTTCTTTCAGTAACTTTCATAACTGGTAGAAAGAAAAATGTACCATACACTGGGTCATTGagttcccatcaaacacccaggacagggacagtacagggttagatacagagtaaagctccctctacactgtccccatcaaacactcccaggacagatacagcacggggttagatacagagtaaagctccctctacactgtccccatcaaacactcccaggacaggtacagcacggggttagatacagagtaaagctccctctacactgtccccatcaaacactcccaggacaggtacagcacggggttagatacagagtaaagctccctctacactgtccccatcaaacacttccaggacaggtacagcacggggttagatacagagtaaagctccctctacactctccccatcaaacactctcaggacagatacagcacggggttagatacagagtaaagctctctctacactgtccccatcaaacactcccaggacaggtacagcacggggttagatacagagtaaagctccctctacactgtccccatcaaacactcccaggacggatacagcacggggttagatacagagtaaagctccctctacactgtccccatcaaacactcccaggacagatacagcacggggttagatacagagtaaagctccctctacactgtccccatcaaacacccccaggacaggtacagcacggggttagatacagagtaaagctccctctacactgtctgcatcaaacactcccaggacaggtacagcacggggttagatacagagtaaaaagctccctctacactgtccccatcaaacactcccaggacaggtacagcgcagggttagatacagagtaaagctccatctacactgtccccatcaaacactctgagaGTGTATTGAGTTTTATATAAAGGTTTATATTTGGAATTATAGAATAATTTAGTACAGagggaaggccatttggcccaccaggcCTGTGCTGGCAATTTGAAATAGCTAAATCATTTCTCCAGCTCTGGTAACCTTCCCCTCTTGGCCTGCAACTTTTTCCATTCAAATAGTGATCCAATTCGCTTTTGAAAGACATGTTTTGGATCTCCTCCCATCCCCCTTTCAGACGGTGTGCCCTCGATCGTAAACATCTGCCGAGTAATCTTTTCTCCTTAAGTTGCCTCTGATTGTTTCGCCTAAGTCTGTGTCTCGAGGTCAGGGGCAGGGAACGGTTTCGCCGGGTTTACTCTATCAGAGCGCCTCCAGGTTTTGAGGA containing:
- the LOC140404040 gene encoding uncharacterized protein — encoded protein: MGKCHALSSTGIRQVPTFLGTHPYKVIGFRSPVQPMCIVLALTVCMGTSEARIEETLCGAELVDALQFICAERGFYFAPRTWYPISRVMGRRSLQNRGIVEQCCFRSCDLMILETYCATPPEGARSTPSTAPQRPLLHRIVGKRSLGSDQDNLTWPGGHLEKYLSFASPASPPKTKIPDWPGRVDASPRIDDIRWRARHSPQHRTWLSAVLPSPQPSLLSPSAS